Proteins from a genomic interval of Caulobacter rhizosphaerae:
- a CDS encoding MucR family transcriptional regulator: MATAYGEAGPHEDDVDILGLSASIVAAYVAQNTVARTAIPDLIRSVHGALSALNGAQTDQQPTERNKPAVPVSRSVQRDYIVCLEDGKKLKMLKRYLRTHYDMSPEEYRRKWSLPGDYPMVAPAYAERRSDFAKSIGLGKGKMRGR; encoded by the coding sequence ATGGCGACGGCGTACGGCGAGGCGGGGCCCCATGAAGACGACGTCGACATTCTGGGCTTGAGCGCGAGCATCGTCGCCGCCTACGTGGCCCAGAACACCGTGGCGCGCACGGCCATCCCCGACCTGATCCGCTCGGTCCATGGCGCCCTGTCGGCCCTGAACGGCGCGCAAACCGACCAGCAGCCCACCGAGCGCAACAAGCCCGCCGTGCCGGTCTCGCGGTCGGTGCAGCGCGACTACATCGTCTGCCTGGAAGACGGCAAGAAGCTGAAGATGCTCAAGCGCTACCTGCGCACCCACTACGACATGAGCCCCGAGGAATACCGGCGCAAATGGTCGCTGCCCGGCGACTACCCGATGGTGGCCCCCGCATATGCCGAGCGCCGCTCCGACTTCGCCAAGTCGATCGGCCTGGGCAAGGGGAAGATGCGGGGGCGCTGA